The Streptomyces sp. Mut1 genome window below encodes:
- a CDS encoding response regulator, translated as MSTGAGASGDIRVLAVDDHRLLREALCELLEMYEGLTVVAQADDGPSGVRMAGLHRPDLVLLDVEMPGPGPLANLRGVRQAAPEAQVIILTMHDNRHLIDSLLAAGAVGYLHKEADREVLVSAIRSAMAGGTTMFLPRKPSGSGPERGPAPADTLTLREQELMELVAEGLSNRQIGSRLGITEGTVKRHLRNIFDKLGASSRLDAVNRAHPPRRY; from the coding sequence ATGAGCACGGGAGCGGGCGCCTCCGGCGACATCCGGGTGCTCGCCGTGGACGACCACCGGCTGCTGCGCGAAGCACTGTGCGAACTCCTGGAGATGTACGAGGGGCTGACGGTGGTCGCGCAGGCCGATGACGGGCCGAGCGGTGTACGGATGGCCGGGCTGCACCGGCCGGACCTCGTGCTGCTCGACGTGGAGATGCCGGGGCCCGGCCCGCTCGCCAACCTGCGGGGGGTGCGCCAGGCGGCGCCCGAGGCACAGGTCATCATTCTGACGATGCACGACAACCGCCACCTCATCGACTCGCTGTTGGCCGCGGGGGCCGTGGGCTACCTCCACAAGGAGGCCGACCGGGAGGTCCTGGTCTCCGCGATCCGCAGCGCGATGGCGGGCGGCACGACGATGTTCCTGCCGCGCAAGCCGAGCGGCTCGGGCCCCGAGCGGGGGCCGGCGCCCGCCGACACGCTGACCCTCCGCGAGCAGGAGCTGATGGAGCTGGTCGCCGAGGGACTGAGCAACCGGCAGATCGGCAGCCGCCTGGGGATCACCGAGGGTACGGTCAAGCGCCATCTGCGGAACATCTTCGACAAGCTCGGCGCCAGCTCCCGGCTCGACGCGGTCAACCGGGCCCACCCGCCCCGCCGTTACTGA
- a CDS encoding sensor histidine kinase, with translation MELSADPAIERSRLIDSSVARYAEVLRTSANPLVLRPDLWASCERQGRQILGECIATLHGTSVQVAAEAELTSMALGVQRSFEKVSPIDSVHAARVLFDVAVETMTEAAAQLPAEVALSRFLTAVRMLHRSIFARVSAAAIGYESVTLRDVGQASTARRHQLARDLHDHIGSSISLALRCLDLYTMEQAKGVDSTRDRLQDARQALRDVFSFTRTMVSGLRVNELHDGLKEEIDAYSAAASDRPAEVFSRIDGDESWLPEQTRQELFLVVREALRNAFAHAGAGRIDILVSVFPDAAHATITDDGVGLPHPRDGDGTGLTAMRQRVTALDGTLELISEPGRGTRVQLRIPLDSAGTACG, from the coding sequence GTGGAACTCTCCGCCGACCCGGCCATCGAGCGGTCCCGTCTGATCGACTCCTCCGTCGCCCGCTACGCCGAGGTCCTGCGGACGTCCGCCAACCCGCTGGTTCTGCGTCCGGACCTGTGGGCCTCCTGCGAGAGGCAGGGCCGGCAGATCCTCGGTGAGTGCATCGCCACCCTGCACGGCACGTCCGTACAGGTCGCGGCGGAGGCCGAACTCACCTCCATGGCCCTCGGTGTGCAGCGCTCCTTCGAGAAGGTCTCGCCGATCGACTCGGTGCACGCGGCCCGCGTGCTGTTCGACGTGGCGGTCGAGACGATGACCGAGGCCGCCGCCCAACTCCCCGCCGAGGTCGCGCTCTCCCGGTTCCTGACCGCCGTACGGATGCTGCACAGGAGCATCTTCGCGCGGGTCAGCGCCGCCGCCATCGGCTACGAGTCGGTGACCCTGCGCGATGTCGGCCAGGCCAGCACGGCCCGCCGCCACCAGCTCGCCCGCGATCTGCACGACCACATCGGCAGCAGCATCAGTCTGGCGCTGCGCTGCCTCGACCTGTACACCATGGAACAGGCGAAGGGCGTCGACTCCACCCGTGACCGGCTCCAGGACGCCCGGCAGGCACTGCGTGACGTGTTCAGTTTCACCCGCACGATGGTCAGCGGACTGCGCGTCAACGAGCTGCACGACGGCCTGAAGGAGGAGATCGACGCCTACAGCGCCGCGGCCTCCGACCGGCCGGCCGAAGTCTTCTCCCGTATCGACGGCGACGAGTCCTGGCTGCCCGAACAGACCCGCCAGGAGCTGTTCCTCGTAGTGCGCGAAGCTCTGCGCAACGCCTTCGCACACGCCGGGGCCGGCCGTATCGACATCCTCGTCAGCGTCTTCCCGGACGCCGCGCACGCCACCATCACCGACGACGGGGTCGGGCTGCCGCACCCGCGCGACGGTGACGGTACCGGTCTGACCGCCATGCGGCAGCGGGTGACCGCCCTCGACGGGACGCTGGAGCTGATCAGCGAGCCCGGCCGGGGGACGCGCGTCCAGCTCCGCATCCCGCTGGACAGTGCCGGGACGGCCTGCGGATGA
- a CDS encoding UbiA family prenyltransferase, with amino-acid sequence MTQALTPRLSPTSPSVFSVFDVPWSSLLSTARTVRMCLREARPLVQVMFVLRFVTGALLTASAAHQRPDAPHLLIGAAAWWAVTVSVYVFNGVSDLCEDRANRSRRPLASGRLSEGAARRAVVVTALAGLLLGWAAGWKVAEAAAVFLALGYAYSAPWIAAKCRSWSASTVTCAAAGTTYLAGVASSGSALSVEAAVFALVLSLGVGLIAAVAKDLGSTRGDALAGRRTLAVVRGEHSARRFCAVSGGALTLALTAGALWVHEVPLDAAAAVFAVGALCVAGRCLPPRMKNGRIADNRLRAPYRSWMATQYAVHLSALGALVLA; translated from the coding sequence ATGACACAGGCCCTTACGCCTCGCCTCTCCCCCACGTCCCCCTCCGTCTTCAGCGTGTTCGACGTCCCGTGGTCCTCCCTCCTCTCGACGGCCCGCACCGTGCGGATGTGTCTGCGGGAGGCGCGCCCGCTGGTACAGGTGATGTTCGTCCTGCGGTTCGTCACGGGCGCGCTGCTGACGGCGTCCGCCGCGCACCAGCGTCCCGACGCCCCGCACCTGCTGATCGGCGCGGCTGCCTGGTGGGCGGTGACGGTGAGTGTCTACGTCTTCAACGGGGTGAGCGACCTGTGCGAGGACCGGGCCAACAGGTCCCGGAGGCCGCTGGCCAGCGGCCGGCTGAGCGAGGGGGCGGCGCGGCGGGCCGTGGTGGTGACCGCGCTGGCCGGGCTGCTGCTCGGCTGGGCGGCGGGGTGGAAGGTGGCCGAGGCCGCCGCCGTCTTCCTCGCCCTGGGGTACGCCTACTCCGCGCCGTGGATCGCCGCCAAGTGCCGTTCCTGGTCGGCCTCCACGGTCACCTGCGCCGCCGCGGGGACCACCTATCTCGCCGGCGTCGCGTCCTCCGGCAGCGCGCTCAGTGTCGAGGCCGCCGTCTTCGCCCTGGTGCTCTCGCTCGGTGTGGGGCTGATCGCGGCCGTCGCCAAGGACCTGGGCAGCACCCGGGGGGACGCACTCGCGGGCCGGCGCACCCTTGCCGTCGTCCGCGGCGAGCACAGCGCCCGGCGGTTCTGCGCCGTCTCCGGCGGTGCGCTGACCCTGGCCCTCACGGCCGGCGCCCTGTGGGTGCACGAGGTGCCGCTCGACGCGGCAGCCGCCGTCTTCGCCGTGGGCGCCCTGTGCGTGGCGGGACGCTGCCTGCCGCCCCGGATGAAGAACGGCCGGATCGCGGACAACAGGCTCCGGGCCCCGTACCGGAGTTGGATGGCCACTCAGTACGCCGTCCATCTGTCCGCTCTGGGTGCGCTCGTCCTGGCCTGA
- a CDS encoding AfsR/SARP family transcriptional regulator, with protein MDFLVLGPVEVRESGVPVRLRGMRRRRLLALLLLNAGHAVSMDALVDEMWPDPPASARHQVHNAIRDLRAALTCSEGAGLITVDVGYRLDVPADAVDAHRFTEWVRAARAARREGRDTEAMRLLQAAVDLWRGDAFADIDCPAVTAAAAGLDEQRLTAVEELMELRLAAGETGSLVAELFALTARHPLRDALRGSLMLALYRGGRQADALAVYDEGRRLLADELGLEPGPRLRRLQTEILADAPQVQRRTPAPARPTTVRLVQDNYLPRDLPDFTGRATELARLDRAVDEPGGGSPRTVVIDGMGGIGKTALAVHFAHRRTTDHPDGQFYVDLHGFSPVRAPLTPEEALGVLLRADGAAPDALPAGLAERSAIWRSRLAGRRALLVIDNVADAAQVAPLLPGAGDTLALVTTRRKLTATDGALSLPLGAPAPAEAETLFRRIAGEAATGSSLTRTIALCGHHPLALRIAATRLRDRPSWTVPDVTARLCTSGGRTAFLRTADRDLMSVLALSYAHLPHEALEFTRALALHPAAVHDIGQACAATGLAPSAVECLFDTLLDHNLAVEPSPAHLAIPLLLRDCAHTLTPPSHATAPRLTAVA; from the coding sequence ATGGATTTCCTGGTTCTGGGACCGGTGGAAGTGCGTGAGTCCGGGGTGCCGGTCCGGCTCCGCGGAATGCGTCGCCGCCGGCTTCTGGCTCTTCTCCTGCTGAACGCCGGGCACGCGGTGTCCATGGACGCCCTGGTGGACGAGATGTGGCCTGATCCGCCCGCTTCCGCCCGCCATCAGGTGCACAACGCGATCCGTGATCTGCGCGCCGCCCTGACCTGTTCCGAAGGCGCCGGGCTCATCACGGTGGACGTCGGCTACCGCCTGGACGTACCCGCCGACGCGGTGGACGCGCACCGCTTCACCGAGTGGGTCCGTGCCGCCCGCGCCGCCCGGCGGGAGGGCCGCGACACCGAGGCGATGCGGCTGCTGCAAGCGGCGGTCGACCTGTGGCGGGGTGACGCCTTCGCCGACATCGACTGCCCGGCGGTGACCGCGGCCGCGGCCGGGCTGGACGAGCAACGGCTCACGGCCGTCGAGGAGTTGATGGAGCTGCGGCTCGCTGCCGGCGAGACCGGCTCGCTGGTCGCCGAACTCTTCGCGCTGACCGCCAGGCACCCCTTGCGCGACGCCCTGCGCGGCAGCCTGATGCTCGCGCTGTACCGGGGCGGCCGGCAGGCCGACGCGCTCGCCGTCTACGACGAGGGCCGCCGGCTGCTCGCGGACGAACTGGGCCTGGAACCCGGCCCCCGGCTGCGCCGCCTGCAGACCGAGATCCTCGCGGACGCCCCCCAGGTGCAGCGCCGGACGCCCGCGCCGGCCCGGCCCACCACCGTCCGCCTCGTCCAGGACAACTACCTGCCACGCGACCTGCCCGACTTCACCGGCCGCGCCACCGAGCTGGCGCGGCTCGACCGGGCCGTCGACGAGCCGGGCGGCGGTTCTCCCCGCACCGTCGTGATCGACGGCATGGGCGGCATCGGCAAGACGGCACTCGCCGTGCACTTCGCGCACCGCCGCACCACGGACCACCCGGACGGGCAGTTCTACGTCGATCTGCACGGCTTCAGCCCCGTGCGCGCACCGCTCACTCCGGAGGAGGCGCTGGGCGTGCTGCTGCGCGCCGACGGCGCCGCGCCCGATGCCCTCCCGGCAGGTCTGGCCGAGCGCAGCGCCATCTGGCGCTCCCGCCTCGCGGGCCGCAGGGCCCTGCTCGTCATCGACAACGTGGCCGACGCGGCCCAAGTGGCCCCCCTGCTGCCCGGCGCCGGCGACACCCTCGCCCTGGTCACCACCCGCCGCAAGCTGACCGCGACGGACGGCGCCCTCTCGCTGCCCCTGGGCGCGCCGGCCCCGGCGGAGGCGGAGACCCTGTTCCGCCGCATCGCGGGCGAAGCCGCCACCGGTTCGTCCCTGACCCGGACGATCGCCCTGTGCGGGCACCACCCGCTGGCCCTGCGCATCGCGGCGACCCGCCTGCGCGACCGCCCCTCGTGGACCGTGCCGGACGTGACGGCCCGCCTGTGCACGAGCGGGGGCCGGACCGCGTTCCTGCGCACGGCCGACCGCGACCTGATGTCCGTCCTGGCCCTCTCCTACGCCCACCTGCCCCATGAGGCGCTGGAGTTCACCCGAGCCCTCGCCCTGCACCCGGCCGCCGTCCACGACATCGGCCAGGCCTGCGCCGCCACCGGCCTCGCCCCCTCGGCCGTGGAGTGCCTCTTCGACACCCTCCTCGACCACAACCTGGCCGTCGAACCGAGCCCCGCCCACCTCGCGATCCCCCTGCTCCTACGCGACTGCGCCCACACCCTCACGCCTCCGTCCCACGCCACCGCCCCCCGACTGACGGCAGTGGCCTGA
- a CDS encoding VOC family protein codes for MLRLTDFIIDCPDTMKLAAFYSEVTGRPVKEDSSEDWAGIRFGEVELAFIRVDDYRAPQWPDSEHPKQFHLDFEVDDIESEQRRVVGLGATLRQDFIGPEGYGWQVYTDPVGHPFCLCRNKGVVWGDQGPVWPGRG; via the coding sequence ATGCTACGACTCACCGATTTCATTATCGACTGTCCGGACACGATGAAGCTCGCGGCCTTCTACTCCGAGGTGACGGGCCGCCCGGTCAAGGAAGACAGCTCGGAGGACTGGGCCGGCATCCGGTTCGGCGAGGTCGAGCTGGCGTTCATCCGGGTGGACGACTATCGCGCTCCGCAGTGGCCTGACAGCGAGCACCCCAAGCAGTTCCACCTCGACTTCGAAGTGGACGACATCGAGTCCGAGCAGCGCCGCGTCGTGGGCCTCGGCGCGACTCTGCGGCAGGACTTCATCGGACCCGAGGGCTACGGCTGGCAGGTCTACACGGACCCGGTCGGCCATCCCTTCTGCCTGTGCCGCAACAAGGGGGTCGTCTGGGGCGATCAGGGTCCGGTCTGGCCCGGGCGCGGCTAG
- a CDS encoding IS3 family transposase (programmed frameshift) has protein sequence MPKPYPKEFREDVVRVARNREPGVTLEQIAADFGVHPITLSKWLRRADTDEGGAKPAPVSGESAELREARKRIRLLEQENEVLRRAAAYLSQANLPKMMYPLVRELAAAAAPDRVPVAVTCRVLNLARQPYYRWLASPVTDTERAEAYRADALFDAHRDDPEFGHRFLADEARAAGEAMAERTAWRICRDNRWWSAFGKRRGRGKNTKAGPPVHDDRVRRDFTAAGPNRLWLTDITEHATGEGKLYLCAVKDVYSSRIVGYSIDARMKSSLAVKALESAVARRGQVAGCIVHSDRGSQFRSRRFVAVLARHSMIGSMGRVGAAGDNAAMESFFALLQKNVLDRRTWATRQELRIAIVTWIERTYHRRRRQKRLARLTPIEYEAIMTPPAALAA, from the exons GTGCCCAAGCCGTATCCGAAAGAGTTCCGCGAGGACGTCGTGCGGGTCGCACGCAACCGCGAGCCCGGCGTCACGCTGGAACAGATCGCCGCCGACTTCGGCGTCCACCCGATCACGTTGTCGAAGTGGCTGCGCCGCGCCGACACCGACGAGGGCGGCGCCAAGCCCGCGCCGGTGTCGGGTGAGTCGGCCGAGCTGCGCGAGGCCCGTAAGCGCATCCGGCTCCTGGAGCAGGAGAACGAGGTACTGCGCAGGGCTGCGGCGTATCTGTCGCAGGCGAACCTGCCG AAAATGATGTACCCGCTCGTCCGCGAGCTGGCCGCCGCCGCTGCCCCTGACCGGGTGCCGGTGGCGGTGACGTGCCGGGTGCTCAATCTGGCCCGCCAGCCCTACTACCGGTGGCTGGCTTCACCGGTCACCGACACCGAGAGGGCCGAGGCATACCGGGCCGACGCCCTGTTCGACGCGCATCGCGACGACCCGGAGTTCGGACACCGTTTCCTGGCCGACGAGGCCCGGGCGGCCGGTGAGGCCATGGCCGAGCGGACCGCCTGGCGGATCTGCCGCGACAACCGCTGGTGGAGCGCGTTCGGCAAACGCCGAGGCCGAGGCAAGAACACCAAGGCCGGCCCGCCGGTCCACGACGACCGGGTCCGGCGGGACTTCACTGCTGCCGGGCCGAACCGGCTGTGGCTGACGGACATCACCGAGCACGCCACCGGCGAGGGCAAGCTCTACCTGTGCGCGGTCAAGGACGTGTACTCCAGCCGCATCGTGGGCTACTCCATCGACGCCCGGATGAAGTCCAGCCTTGCCGTCAAAGCCCTGGAATCCGCCGTCGCCCGCCGCGGCCAGGTCGCTGGATGCATCGTGCATTCCGACCGAGGGTCGCAATTTCGTTCCCGGAGGTTCGTTGCCGTTCTCGCACGTCACAGCATGATCGGATCGATGGGCAGAGTCGGTGCCGCCGGCGACAACGCGGCCATGGAAAGCTTCTTCGCGCTGCTGCAGAAGAACGTCCTCGACCGCCGCACCTGGGCCACCCGCCAGGAACTGCGGATCGCCATCGTCACCTGGATCGAGCGCACCTACCACCGACGCCGGCGTCAGAAACGCCTGGCCCGATTGACCCCCATCGAGTACGAAGCCATCATGACCCCACCCGCAGCCCTGGCTGCATAG
- a CDS encoding helix-turn-helix domain-containing protein — MKDGDGHLEAHIGEPSPFVDMVVGPGESDNGRFGGLLERLRWKAGLSRADAATKLGFSSEYLRLMEVGKRTPALGQMRNVLSAYGAVGAVEEISPQGYRQDLLVFDPGDGDDGDPTVVEFTSRIREARRSALGGLPDDDSQQTAYERPAASRAAELGMVVSLLTRADDATLRKVRKFLETGSRQADPPP; from the coding sequence GTGAAGGACGGTGACGGGCACCTCGAAGCCCACATTGGCGAGCCGTCGCCATTCGTGGACATGGTCGTAGGGCCCGGAGAATCAGATAACGGCCGCTTCGGGGGACTCTTGGAGCGCCTGCGCTGGAAGGCTGGCCTATCCCGCGCCGATGCGGCGACGAAACTCGGCTTCTCTTCCGAGTACCTGCGCCTCATGGAGGTCGGCAAGCGCACCCCTGCCCTCGGACAGATGCGAAATGTACTGAGTGCCTACGGCGCGGTCGGTGCGGTGGAAGAGATCTCGCCCCAGGGCTACCGGCAGGACTTGTTGGTCTTTGACCCGGGCGATGGCGACGACGGTGATCCGACCGTCGTCGAGTTCACGAGTAGGATCCGCGAAGCCCGACGAAGCGCACTCGGCGGTCTTCCGGACGACGACTCACAGCAGACGGCCTACGAACGCCCGGCCGCAAGCCGGGCTGCCGAACTCGGCATGGTGGTCTCCCTCCTGACCCGAGCCGATGACGCCACTTTGCGCAAGGTTCGCAAGTTTTTGGAGACTGGAAGCCGTCAAGCAGACCCACCTCCATAG
- a CDS encoding HD domain-containing protein, with product MDGAMAKWAYAVAEAELSEPLPRRWEHSQGVARRAVELTEVLGEDAALLASAAVLHDVGYAPRLAATGFHPLDGARFLRDDHAADERLVRLVANHSLALLEAEERGLRGDLEAEFPLLDDHRLVDALVYCDMTTTPDGNGTSAEGRLEEVTNRYGADSLVGRFIRRAEPEIFAAVGRVEAALAAQPR from the coding sequence ATGGACGGTGCGATGGCGAAGTGGGCGTACGCCGTGGCCGAGGCGGAGTTGAGCGAGCCGCTTCCTCGTAGATGGGAGCACTCTCAAGGGGTTGCCCGGCGCGCGGTCGAACTGACGGAGGTACTGGGCGAGGACGCTGCCCTGCTGGCTTCTGCCGCTGTACTGCACGATGTGGGCTACGCACCGCGGCTGGCAGCGACAGGCTTTCATCCGCTGGATGGTGCCCGGTTCCTTCGTGACGACCACGCTGCGGATGAGCGGCTGGTGCGGTTGGTGGCAAACCACTCGTTGGCGTTGCTGGAGGCGGAGGAGCGTGGGCTACGGGGCGATCTGGAAGCCGAATTTCCACTGCTCGACGACCACCGGCTCGTGGATGCCTTGGTGTATTGCGACATGACGACGACGCCTGACGGGAACGGCACGTCTGCCGAGGGTCGGCTGGAGGAGGTCACGAATCGTTACGGTGCAGACAGCCTGGTGGGGCGGTTCATCCGTCGGGCAGAGCCGGAGATCTTCGCCGCCGTAGGGCGGGTGGAGGCGGCGCTGGCGGCTCAGCCCAGGTAG
- a CDS encoding NUDIX hydrolase: MGRTEYYNDPKAPKANTLIPANNLLVVDDNGAILLQRRRDTGQWALPGGAQDIGETAAQCAVRECLEETGIIAEITGFLGVYTNPNHIVAYTDGEIRQQYENTYIGRPVGGEPTINDEADGVRYVQPDDLDRYDIHPSMRQQIGDYLAGTYPYLG, encoded by the coding sequence ATGGGCAGGACTGAGTACTACAACGACCCCAAGGCCCCCAAGGCGAACACGCTCATCCCCGCCAACAACCTGCTCGTCGTCGACGACAACGGCGCCATACTCCTCCAGCGCCGCCGGGACACCGGCCAGTGGGCCCTGCCGGGGGGCGCGCAGGACATCGGCGAGACTGCGGCCCAGTGCGCAGTGCGTGAATGCCTTGAAGAGACCGGGATCATCGCCGAGATCACGGGCTTCTTGGGGGTCTACACAAACCCGAACCACATCGTGGCCTACACCGACGGCGAGATCCGCCAGCAGTACGAGAACACCTACATCGGCCGCCCCGTAGGCGGCGAGCCCACCATTAACGACGAGGCCGACGGCGTCCGCTACGTCCAGCCAGACGACCTGGACCGGTACGACATCCACCCCAGCATGCGCCAACAGATCGGCGACTACCTCGCTGGCACCTACCCCTACCTGGGCTGA